From Nocardioides sp. HDW12B, the proteins below share one genomic window:
- the egtD gene encoding L-histidine N(alpha)-methyltransferase, producing MSAVLPPVVSVHLPSDWAASGLVDDVRRGLGSRPLRLPPKWLYDDEGSRLFDEITRLEEYYPTEAERAILRLHADAIVAASDATTLVELGSGTSDKTRLLLDAFTRAGRLRTFVPVDVSEQTLRDAADEVAAEYPGVRVEALVGDFTLHLGHLPTGGPKMVAFLGGTIGNLYVEERAAFLGALADSLEAGDWLLLGTDLVKSTDRLVAAYDDASGVTEAFVTNCLHVLNRELGADFDVEAFTYVAFWDPAMERMDLRLRADMPQTVTVPGADLTVDLAGGEEIRVEISTKFRPGTLRSELGEAGFEVVEIFTDPPGDFALTLARLT from the coding sequence ATGAGCGCCGTGCTGCCACCGGTCGTGTCGGTGCACCTGCCCAGCGACTGGGCCGCCAGCGGCCTGGTCGACGACGTCCGTCGCGGCCTCGGGTCACGCCCGCTGCGGCTCCCGCCCAAGTGGTTGTACGACGACGAGGGCTCGCGCCTGTTCGACGAGATCACGCGCCTCGAGGAGTACTACCCCACCGAGGCGGAGCGCGCGATCCTCCGGCTCCACGCCGACGCGATCGTCGCCGCCAGCGACGCCACCACGCTCGTCGAGCTCGGCAGCGGCACGAGCGACAAGACCCGGCTCCTGCTCGACGCCTTCACCCGGGCCGGCCGGCTGCGCACCTTCGTGCCCGTCGACGTCTCGGAGCAGACGCTGCGCGACGCCGCCGACGAGGTCGCCGCGGAGTACCCCGGCGTCCGGGTCGAGGCGCTCGTCGGCGACTTCACGCTCCACCTCGGGCACCTCCCGACCGGCGGCCCGAAGATGGTCGCCTTCCTCGGCGGCACGATCGGCAACCTCTACGTCGAGGAGCGGGCGGCGTTCCTCGGGGCGCTCGCCGACTCGTTGGAGGCCGGTGACTGGCTGCTGCTCGGCACCGACCTGGTCAAGAGCACGGACCGCCTGGTCGCGGCGTACGACGACGCCTCCGGGGTCACCGAGGCGTTCGTGACCAACTGCCTGCACGTGCTCAACCGGGAGCTCGGCGCCGACTTCGACGTCGAGGCGTTCACCTACGTCGCGTTCTGGGACCCGGCGATGGAGCGGATGGACCTGCGGCTGCGCGCGGACATGCCCCAGACGGTCACGGTTCCCGGCGCCGACCTCACCGTGGACCTCGCCGGCGGCGAGGAGATCCGGGTCGAGATCTCGACGAAGTTCCGCCCCGGGACGCTGCGTTCCGAGCTCGGCGAGGCGGGCTTCGAGGTGGTCGAGATCTTCACCGACCCGCCCGGCGACTTCGCGCTCACCCTCGCCCGGCTGACCTGA
- a CDS encoding 1-acyl-sn-glycerol-3-phosphate acyltransferase, with the protein MTASWWFRLVRRTVGAALVVALTVVFLALLPVSLLVAAVVSPFSQGRWRPIRLLWIATVQLVLETTVLLALLVLWLMSGCGWRIRAPWFERRHYLLARWYLVTLFREARRVLRLKITTQGPAPDAHPGSPLLVCSRHAGPGDSLVLMYALMHWYDREPRVVLKDTLAWDPMVDTLLNRIPNRFISGGPGDDVEEHIAHLATDLDDDDAFVIFPEGGNFTPKRRERAIAKLRERGFHHMADRAEGMRNVLAPRPGGFLAALEASPDTDVLLVAHTGLDHVLTVGDVWRELPMDKEITTRWWRVPREEIPSGRDAQIDWLYRWWEDIDHWVEEHKPTDLGPIDPFGRLGRRPHQDVADEARRRAD; encoded by the coding sequence GTGACGGCCTCGTGGTGGTTCCGCCTGGTGCGACGCACCGTCGGCGCCGCGCTCGTGGTCGCGCTCACCGTCGTGTTCCTGGCCCTGCTGCCGGTCTCGCTGCTGGTGGCCGCCGTCGTCTCGCCGTTCAGCCAGGGCCGGTGGCGCCCGATCCGGCTGCTGTGGATCGCGACCGTGCAGCTCGTGCTCGAGACCACGGTGCTGCTCGCGCTGCTCGTGCTCTGGCTGATGTCCGGGTGCGGCTGGAGGATCCGCGCCCCGTGGTTCGAGCGACGGCACTACCTGCTGGCGCGGTGGTACCTCGTCACGCTCTTCCGCGAGGCGCGACGGGTGCTGCGGCTCAAGATCACCACCCAGGGCCCCGCCCCGGACGCGCATCCCGGCTCGCCGCTGCTCGTGTGCTCGCGGCACGCCGGTCCCGGTGACTCGCTGGTGCTGATGTACGCCCTGATGCACTGGTACGACCGTGAGCCCCGCGTCGTCCTCAAGGACACCCTCGCCTGGGACCCGATGGTCGACACGCTGCTCAACCGCATCCCCAACCGCTTCATCTCCGGTGGTCCCGGCGACGACGTCGAGGAGCACATCGCTCACCTCGCCACCGACCTCGACGACGACGACGCCTTCGTGATCTTCCCGGAGGGCGGCAACTTCACCCCCAAGCGCCGTGAGCGCGCCATCGCGAAGCTCCGTGAGCGCGGCTTCCACCACATGGCCGACCGGGCGGAGGGGATGCGCAACGTGCTGGCCCCGCGACCGGGTGGCTTCCTGGCGGCGCTCGAGGCCTCGCCCGACACGGACGTGCTGCTCGTGGCCCACACCGGCCTCGACCACGTGCTGACGGTCGGGGACGTGTGGCGCGAGCTGCCGATGGACAAGGAGATCACCACCCGCTGGTGGCGGGTGCCGCGCGAGGAGATCCCGTCGGGCCGCGACGCGCAGATCGACTGGCTCTACCGCTGGTGGGAGGACATCGACCACTGGGTCGAGGAGCACAAGCCGACCGACCTCGGCCCCATCGACCCCTTCGGCCGCCTCGGCCGCCGCCCGCACCAGGACGTCGCCGACGAGGCCCGCCGCCGGGCCGACTGA
- a CDS encoding patatin-like phospholipase family protein has product MTGTTAFVLGGGGVLGAAEVGMLRALIEADVWPDVILGTSVGALNGSMVAAYPGPEVVERLVELWQTAAGGEIYSDGVIRQVRRAVRTGTHLHSSEPLRRRIHAELGDRTFDDLAIPFQCCAASIERAAEHWFTSGRVVDAVVASAAVPGLLAPARVGSEHYLDGGIVNSIPVARAVQQGADRVFVLQVGRIERPLTNPRRPWEVARVSFEIARRHRFHREMAELPDGVTAYVLPTGGGSARDDALLAYRSFSAVRDRIDRAYDASRAYLEAEL; this is encoded by the coding sequence ATGACGGGGACGACGGCGTTCGTGCTCGGAGGCGGCGGGGTGCTGGGCGCCGCCGAGGTCGGCATGCTGCGCGCCCTCATCGAGGCCGACGTCTGGCCCGACGTCATCCTCGGCACCAGCGTGGGCGCCCTCAACGGATCGATGGTCGCCGCCTACCCCGGCCCGGAGGTCGTCGAGCGGCTCGTGGAGCTGTGGCAGACTGCGGCCGGGGGAGAGATCTACTCCGACGGCGTCATCCGCCAGGTGCGCCGGGCCGTCCGCACCGGGACCCACCTGCACTCCAGCGAGCCCCTGCGCCGCCGCATCCACGCCGAGCTCGGGGACCGCACCTTCGACGACCTCGCGATCCCGTTCCAGTGCTGCGCCGCCAGCATCGAGCGGGCGGCCGAGCACTGGTTCACCTCCGGCCGGGTGGTCGACGCGGTGGTCGCCTCCGCCGCCGTCCCGGGCCTGCTGGCCCCCGCCCGCGTCGGCTCCGAGCACTACCTCGACGGCGGCATCGTGAACTCGATCCCGGTGGCCCGAGCGGTGCAGCAGGGCGCGGACCGCGTGTTCGTGCTCCAGGTCGGCCGGATCGAGCGGCCGCTGACGAACCCACGACGTCCGTGGGAGGTGGCGCGGGTGTCCTTCGAGATCGCCCGGCGCCACCGGTTCCACCGCGAGATGGCCGAGCTCCCCGACGGCGTCACGGCGTACGTCCTGCCCACCGGTGGCGGCTCGGCCCGTGACGACGCGCTGCTGGCCTACCGCAGCTTCTCCGCGGTGCGGGACCGCATCGACCGGGCGTACGACGCCTCGCGCGCCTACCTGGAGGCAGAGCTGTGA
- a CDS encoding glucose 1-dehydrogenase — MGRLAGKVAIVTGAAQGQGAAIARAYVAEGAKVALADIADDLGKALADELGPDAIYVHHDVSDEDSWKAVVEETVRAFGPVTVLVNNAGVLTFAELPTMELAEFQRLISVNMVGCFLGMKTVAPVMKTAGGGSIVNCSSVEGLGGMPSLVAYTGTKFAVRGMTKAAAMELGPSNIRVNSVHPGMVDTNMTRSMAGDEGMAWAAKRVALRRVGTPETIAPMYVFLASEESSFSTGAEFVADGGATATHAFGG; from the coding sequence ATGGGTCGACTGGCAGGCAAGGTCGCGATCGTCACCGGGGCGGCGCAGGGGCAGGGGGCGGCCATCGCGCGCGCCTACGTCGCCGAGGGTGCGAAGGTGGCGCTGGCCGACATCGCCGACGACCTGGGCAAGGCGCTGGCCGACGAGCTCGGCCCCGACGCGATCTACGTCCACCACGACGTCTCCGACGAGGACAGCTGGAAGGCGGTCGTCGAGGAGACCGTGCGCGCCTTCGGCCCGGTCACCGTGCTCGTCAACAACGCCGGGGTGCTGACCTTCGCCGAGCTGCCCACCATGGAGCTGGCGGAGTTCCAGCGGCTGATCAGCGTCAACATGGTCGGCTGCTTCCTCGGCATGAAGACCGTGGCCCCGGTGATGAAGACCGCCGGTGGCGGCTCCATCGTCAACTGCTCCTCCGTGGAGGGCCTCGGCGGGATGCCGTCGCTGGTCGCCTACACCGGCACGAAGTTCGCCGTGCGCGGCATGACGAAGGCCGCGGCCATGGAGCTGGGGCCCTCCAACATCCGGGTCAACTCGGTCCACCCCGGCATGGTCGACACCAACATGACGCGCAGCATGGCCGGCGACGAGGGCATGGCCTGGGCCGCCAAGCGGGTCGCCCTGCGGCGTGTGGGCACGCCCGAGACCATCGCGCCGATGTACGTCTTCCTCGCCAGCGAGGAGAGCTCGTTCTCCACCGGCGCCGAGTTCGTCGCCGACGGCGGGGCCACCGCCACCCACGCGTTCGGCGGCTGA
- a CDS encoding 3-oxoacyl-ACP reductase, translating to MTGTMAQDGGTRLDGRVAVVTGAGAGLGRAEAEALAAAGATVVLNDLPGAADEAAEAIRATGAEARVVPGDVGERSTADALMAATVDDLGRLDVVVNNAGVTRDRMLFNMADEEWDTVLRIHLRGHFLLSRNAAAYWRGLAKSTGEPVHGRIVNTSSEAFLSGSPGQPNYAAAKAGITALTLSEARGLGRMGVTANAICPRARTAMTAGVFGADESGAEVDPLSPAHVAPLVAYLASPAAARINGQVFVVYGGMVALLAAPVVEQRFDAAGATWDLADLDTQVGSYFEDRDPAVCFAADSVMKLEV from the coding sequence GTGACCGGGACGATGGCGCAGGACGGGGGGACGAGGCTCGACGGCCGGGTCGCGGTGGTGACCGGTGCCGGCGCGGGCCTGGGGCGGGCCGAGGCCGAGGCCCTGGCCGCCGCGGGGGCGACGGTCGTGCTCAACGACCTGCCCGGTGCCGCCGACGAGGCCGCCGAGGCCATCCGCGCGACCGGGGCGGAGGCCCGGGTGGTGCCCGGCGACGTGGGGGAGCGGTCGACGGCGGACGCCCTGATGGCGGCCACGGTCGACGACCTGGGTCGCCTCGACGTCGTGGTCAACAACGCCGGGGTCACGCGCGACCGGATGCTGTTCAACATGGCCGACGAGGAGTGGGACACGGTGCTGCGCATCCACCTGCGCGGCCACTTCCTGCTCTCGCGCAACGCAGCGGCGTACTGGCGGGGCCTGGCGAAGTCGACCGGCGAGCCGGTCCACGGCCGCATCGTCAACACCTCGTCGGAGGCCTTCCTGTCCGGCTCCCCGGGCCAGCCGAACTACGCCGCCGCCAAGGCCGGCATCACCGCGCTGACGCTCTCGGAGGCCCGGGGCCTGGGCCGCATGGGTGTCACCGCCAACGCCATCTGCCCGCGGGCGCGCACCGCCATGACGGCCGGGGTCTTCGGCGCCGACGAGTCGGGCGCGGAGGTGGACCCGCTGTCGCCGGCGCACGTCGCGCCGCTGGTGGCCTACCTCGCCTCGCCGGCGGCGGCGCGCATCAACGGCCAGGTCTTCGTCGTGTACGGCGGGATGGTGGCCCTGCTGGCGGCGCCGGTCGTGGAGCAGCGGTTCGACGCCGCCGGCGCGACCTGGGACCTGGCCGACCTCGACACGCAGGTCGGGAGCTACTTCGAGGACCGCGACCCCGCGGTCTGCTTCGCCGCGGACAGCGTCATGAAACTGGAGGTCTGA
- a CDS encoding ferredoxin, whose amino-acid sequence MKVKADFDLCEANALCTALAPDTFELDDDDYLQVLDDEVRPDNEQQVRQAVAACPRAALSIVE is encoded by the coding sequence ATGAAGGTCAAGGCCGATTTCGACCTGTGCGAGGCCAACGCGCTCTGCACGGCGCTCGCCCCGGACACGTTCGAGCTCGACGACGACGACTACCTGCAGGTCCTCGACGACGAGGTGAGGCCGGACAACGAGCAGCAGGTGCGCCAGGCCGTGGCGGCCTGCCCGCGGGCCGCGCTGTCGATCGTGGAGTGA
- a CDS encoding pyridoxamine 5'-phosphate oxidase family protein translates to MPDATPPRAAGRSAVAMSDDEVAAYLTRSIKVQVASNGPHGWPHLTTLFYVVHEGRIAFWTYATSQKVKNLERDDRLTCLVETGEEYGELAGVSIQGTAEIVRDQERIREIGSAVVTAMAGGEDLGDLGRDIVEAQVRKRVAIVVTPTRTASWDHSKMQQLPGGGTR, encoded by the coding sequence GTGCCCGACGCGACACCGCCCCGCGCCGCCGGTCGCTCGGCCGTCGCCATGAGCGACGACGAGGTCGCGGCCTACCTCACCCGCTCGATCAAGGTGCAGGTCGCCAGCAACGGCCCCCACGGGTGGCCCCACCTGACGACGCTGTTCTACGTCGTCCACGAGGGACGCATCGCGTTCTGGACCTACGCCACCTCGCAGAAGGTCAAGAACCTCGAGCGCGACGACCGCCTCACCTGCCTCGTCGAGACCGGCGAGGAGTACGGCGAGCTCGCCGGCGTCTCGATCCAGGGCACGGCCGAGATCGTCCGCGACCAGGAACGCATCCGTGAGATCGGCAGCGCCGTCGTCACCGCCATGGCCGGCGGCGAGGACCTCGGTGACCTGGGCCGCGACATCGTCGAGGCGCAGGTGCGCAAACGCGTCGCCATCGTTGTCACCCCGACAAGAACAGCCAGCTGGGACCACAGCAAGATGCAGCAGCTCCCCGGAGGAGGAACCCGATGA
- a CDS encoding NAD(P)/FAD-dependent oxidoreductase, with product MTEAVGNDIGHHVVDVLIVGAGPVGLYTAYYAGFRGLSVAVVDSLPELGGQITAMYPEKDILDVAGFPVVKGKALVEGLVEQAATAKPTYLLDRTAATLEPDEAAGQVRIGLDDGTTVVAGAVIITAGIGKFTPRPLPAAEGWTHGGVAFFVPSFAEYAGKDVVIVGGGDSAFDWALALQSVAASVTLVHRREKFRAHQATVTKVEASDTRILTNANVTRLVGDGALESVEVEDVKTHETRTLPCQAVVAALGFVADLGPIQEWGLEVNKRHIVVDSATRTNLPRVFAAGDITDYPGKVRLIAVGFGEAATAVNNAAVVLDPDAHLFPGHSSEG from the coding sequence ATGACCGAGGCAGTCGGCAACGACATCGGGCACCACGTCGTCGACGTGCTGATCGTGGGCGCCGGCCCGGTCGGCCTCTACACCGCCTACTACGCAGGCTTCCGCGGCCTCTCGGTCGCCGTGGTCGACTCGCTGCCGGAGCTCGGCGGCCAGATCACGGCGATGTACCCGGAGAAGGACATCCTCGACGTCGCCGGCTTCCCGGTCGTCAAGGGCAAGGCCCTCGTCGAGGGTCTCGTCGAGCAGGCCGCGACGGCCAAGCCGACGTACCTCCTCGACCGCACGGCCGCGACGCTCGAGCCGGACGAGGCCGCGGGCCAGGTGCGCATCGGTCTCGACGACGGCACCACGGTGGTCGCCGGCGCAGTCATCATCACCGCCGGCATCGGCAAGTTCACGCCCCGGCCGCTGCCCGCAGCAGAGGGCTGGACCCACGGCGGGGTCGCCTTCTTCGTGCCGTCGTTCGCCGAGTACGCCGGCAAGGACGTCGTCATCGTCGGCGGCGGCGACAGCGCCTTCGACTGGGCCCTCGCGCTGCAGTCGGTGGCCGCGTCCGTCACGCTGGTGCACCGGCGGGAGAAGTTCCGGGCCCACCAGGCCACGGTCACCAAGGTCGAGGCGAGCGACACCCGCATCCTGACCAACGCGAACGTCACGCGCCTGGTCGGCGACGGCGCGCTGGAGAGCGTCGAGGTCGAGGACGTGAAGACGCACGAGACCCGCACCCTGCCCTGCCAGGCCGTCGTCGCCGCGCTCGGCTTCGTCGCCGACCTCGGACCCATCCAGGAGTGGGGCCTGGAGGTCAACAAGCGCCACATCGTCGTCGACTCCGCCACCCGGACGAACCTGCCGCGGGTCTTCGCCGCCGGCGACATCACCGACTACCCCGGCAAGGTGCGGCTCATCGCCGTCGGCTTCGGCGAGGCCGCGACCGCGGTCAACAACGCCGCCGTCGTGCTCGACCCGGACGCCCACCTGTTCCCCGGCCACTCCTCGGAGGGCTGA
- a CDS encoding FAD-dependent oxidoreductase — translation MEPIVVVGAGLSGVTCARAVAAAGLPVTVLERSRKPGGRMASRLVEGRRVDLGASYLTVADDRFAAVVDRWRDAGLARPWTDTFDARDEDGAWQPKPGPLRWGAPQGLRSLVEHEAAGLKVRTATVTRVDRVDGGLRVDDVSAPAVVLAMPDPQARRLLGPGLADVAEQLDDPFEPILALTAVWDERTWDLDGAFVNGSDVLGWVADDGRRRGDGAPVLVAHSTPDLARGHLEDPAAAGPALVAELRAVLDLDEPRHTEVNRWTFAKPTGSRERTFLLDDGLGVCGDAWSATAKVESAFLSGRELGEALVARFA, via the coding sequence GTGGAGCCGATCGTCGTGGTGGGAGCCGGACTGTCCGGGGTGACCTGTGCCCGCGCCGTGGCGGCCGCCGGGCTGCCGGTGACGGTGCTCGAGCGCAGCCGGAAGCCCGGGGGCCGGATGGCGAGCCGGCTCGTCGAGGGTCGGCGGGTCGACCTCGGCGCGTCGTACCTCACCGTCGCCGACGACCGCTTCGCGGCCGTCGTCGACCGGTGGCGTGACGCGGGGCTGGCCCGGCCGTGGACGGACACCTTCGACGCCCGCGACGAGGACGGCGCCTGGCAGCCGAAGCCGGGCCCGCTGCGGTGGGGCGCCCCGCAGGGGCTGCGCTCGCTGGTCGAGCACGAGGCGGCGGGGCTCAAGGTCCGGACGGCCACCGTGACGCGGGTGGACCGCGTCGACGGCGGGCTCCGGGTGGACGACGTCTCCGCCCCCGCGGTGGTGCTGGCCATGCCCGACCCGCAGGCCCGACGGCTCCTCGGACCGGGTCTCGCCGACGTCGCGGAGCAGCTCGACGACCCCTTCGAGCCGATCCTGGCGCTGACGGCGGTCTGGGACGAGCGCACGTGGGACCTCGACGGCGCGTTCGTCAACGGCAGCGACGTCCTCGGCTGGGTCGCCGACGACGGACGCCGTCGCGGCGACGGAGCCCCGGTGCTCGTCGCCCACTCCACCCCCGACCTGGCCCGGGGCCACCTCGAGGACCCCGCCGCGGCCGGGCCGGCGCTGGTGGCCGAGCTCCGCGCGGTCCTGGACCTCGACGAGCCCCGGCACACCGAGGTGAACCGGTGGACCTTCGCCAAGCCGACCGGCAGCAGGGAGCGCACCTTCCTGCTCGACGACGGCCTCGGTGTCTGCGGCGACGCGTGGTCGGCGACCGCCAAGGTGGAGAGCGCCTTCCTGTCCGGGCGGGAGCTCGGCGAGGCGCTGGTCGCCCGGTTCGCCTGA